From a region of the Enterobacter sp. JBIWA008 genome:
- the hpaB gene encoding 4-hydroxyphenylacetate 3-monooxygenase, oxygenase component, giving the protein MKPEDFRADAKRPLTGEEYLKSLQDGREIYIYGERVKDVTTHPAFRNAAASIAQMYDALHKPDMQDTLCWGTDTGSGGYTHKFFRVAKSADDLRQQRDAIAEWSRLSYGWMGRTPDYKAAFGCALGANPAFYGQFEQNARSWYTRIQETGLYFNHAIVNPPIDRHKPADEVKDVYIKLEKETDAGIIVSGAKVVATNSALTHYNMIGFGSAQVMGENPDFALMFVAPMDAEGVKLISRASYEMVAGATGSPYDYPLSSRFDENDAILVMDHVLIPWENVLIYRDFDRCRRWTMEGGFARMYPLQACVRLAVKLDFITALLKKSLECTGTLEFRGVQADLGEVVAWRNMFWALSDSMCSEATPWVNGAYLPDHAALQTYRVMAPMAYAKIKNIIERNVTSGLIYLPSSARDLNNPQIDQYLAKYVRGSNGMDHVERIKILKLMWDAIGSEFGGRHELYEINYSGSQDEIRLQCLRQAQSSGNMDKMMAMVDRCMSEYDQHGWTVPHLHNNSDINMLDKLLK; this is encoded by the coding sequence ATGAAGCCTGAAGATTTCCGCGCTGATGCCAAACGTCCGTTAACCGGCGAAGAGTATTTAAAAAGCCTGCAGGACGGTCGTGAGATTTACATCTACGGCGAGCGCGTCAAAGACGTAACCACCCATCCGGCGTTTCGCAACGCGGCGGCCTCCATCGCGCAGATGTACGACGCGCTGCACAAGCCGGACATGCAGGATACCCTCTGCTGGGGCACCGACACCGGCAGCGGCGGCTATACCCATAAGTTCTTCCGCGTGGCGAAAAGCGCCGACGACCTGCGTCAGCAGCGCGACGCTATCGCCGAGTGGTCGCGCCTGAGCTACGGCTGGATGGGCCGTACGCCGGACTACAAAGCCGCGTTCGGCTGCGCGCTCGGCGCCAACCCGGCGTTCTACGGCCAGTTCGAGCAGAACGCCCGCAGCTGGTACACGCGCATTCAGGAAACCGGCCTGTACTTCAACCACGCCATCGTTAACCCGCCGATCGACCGCCACAAGCCGGCGGACGAGGTCAAGGACGTCTACATCAAGCTAGAGAAAGAGACCGACGCCGGGATCATCGTCAGCGGCGCGAAAGTGGTGGCAACCAACTCGGCGCTGACCCACTACAACATGATCGGCTTTGGCTCCGCGCAGGTGATGGGCGAAAACCCGGACTTCGCGCTGATGTTCGTCGCGCCGATGGATGCCGAAGGCGTGAAGCTGATCTCCCGCGCCTCTTACGAGATGGTGGCAGGCGCAACCGGCTCCCCTTACGACTACCCGCTCTCCAGCCGCTTCGACGAGAACGACGCGATCCTGGTGATGGATCACGTGCTGATCCCGTGGGAAAACGTGCTGATCTACCGCGATTTCGACCGCTGCCGTCGCTGGACGATGGAGGGCGGTTTCGCCCGCATGTACCCGCTGCAGGCCTGCGTGCGTCTGGCGGTGAAGCTCGACTTCATCACCGCCCTGCTGAAGAAATCCCTGGAATGCACCGGTACCCTGGAGTTCCGCGGCGTGCAGGCGGATCTCGGCGAAGTGGTGGCCTGGCGCAACATGTTCTGGGCGCTGAGCGACTCCATGTGTTCGGAAGCGACCCCGTGGGTCAACGGTGCGTATCTGCCGGATCATGCCGCGCTGCAGACCTACCGCGTGATGGCGCCGATGGCCTACGCGAAGATCAAGAACATCATCGAGCGTAACGTGACGTCCGGACTGATCTACCTGCCGTCCAGCGCCCGGGATCTGAACAACCCGCAGATCGACCAGTATCTGGCGAAATACGTGCGCGGCTCCAACGGCATGGATCACGTCGAACGCATCAAGATTTTGAAGCTGATGTGGGATGCCATCGGCAGCGAGTTTGGCGGCCGCCACGAGCTGTATGAGATCAACTACTCCGGCAGCCAGGATGAAATCCGCCTGCAGTGTCTGCGCCAGGCGCAGAGCTCCGGCAACATGGACAAAATGATGGCGATGGTCGACCGCTGCATGTCCGAGTACGACCAACACGGCTGGACGGTGCCGCACCTGCACAACAACAGCGATATCAACATGCTGGATAAGCTGCTGAAATAA